From the genome of Aquiluna borgnonia:
CTTCCCGTTCAAGGCATAAACCCCCCAATTGAGAAAGGTCCCTGAGCTTGTAAAGCGCTGGGAAACCACCTCGAGAAAGAAGATAAATAAATGACAATGACAGACCCGGTAGCAGATTTTCTGACCCGGCTGCGCAACGCTAACAACGCTCACCACGAGTCGTTGAGCCTGCCTTACTCCAAGCTAAAGGGCAACATCGCTCAGATCCTGAAGTCCGAGGGTTACATCGAGGACTTCAAGGTTGAGGACGCCACGGTCGGCAAGACCCTGACGGTTGACCTGAAGTTCGGCCCAAACCGTGAGTCCAGCATCGCTGGCATCAAGCGTGTCTCCAAGCCAGGTCTTCGCGTTTACGCCAAGTCCACCGAGCTGCCAAAGGTCCTCGGCGGCCTGGGCATCGCCATCCTGTCCACCTCATCCGGTCTGCTAACCGACCGTCAGGCTGCCAAGAAGGGAGTAGGCGGAGAAGTCATCGCCTACGTCTGGTAATCACGCATGTCACGTATTGGAAAGATGCCAATCCCGCTGCCAGCGGGTGTAACCGTTGCAATCAACGGTCAGGATGTTTTGGTCAAGGGACCTAAGGGCGAACTTTCGCTCACCGTCTCCGAGCCAATCAAGGTAACCCTTGATGAGAACACCGTGATCGTTTCCCGTCCAGATGACGAGGCCAAGTCCAAGTCTCTGCACGGTCTAACCAGAACTTTGATCGCCAACAATGTCCACGGTGTTTCCACCGGATTCCGCAAGGCTCTAGACATCGTTGGAACCGGTTACCGCGCTGCCTCCAAGGGCGAGAACATTGAGCTCGCACTCGGCTTCAGCCACCCGGTAGTTGTCACCCCACCAGCAGGAATCACCCTGAGCGTTGAGGGAAACAACAAGATTGTTGTCACCGGAACCAGCAAGCAAGCCGTCGGCGAGGTTGCTGCAAACATTCGCAAGTTGCGCAAGCCAGAGCCTTACAAGGGCAAGGGTGTGCGCTACGAGGGCGAGAAGGTTCGTCGCAAGGCCGGAAAGAGTGGTAAGTAATCATGGCTACTAAGTCAAAATCAGCTGCTCGTGACAAGCGTCACGGCCGCCTACGCAAGAAGATTGAGGGCACTGCAGCTCGTCCTCGTTTGGTTGTTACCCGTTCGGCACGTCACGTGTTCGTTCAGGTAGTGGACGACGCCAAGGGTCACACCCTTGCCTCGGCCTCAACCATGGAGGTTGAGCTTCGCAAGGCCGACGGCACCAAGACCGACAAGGCAGCAGTGGTTGGCAAGCTAATCGCTGCCCGCGCCAAAGAGGCCGGTGTCACCGAAGTTGTATTCGACCGTGGCGGTAACCGCTATGCAGGCCGCGTTGCAGCAATTGCAAACGCAGCTCGCGAGGAAGGACTGGCACTGTGAGCGACGAGAAGAAGGAACTGGAAGTGGCAGAAGCTACCGTGGCAGCAGATGCCACAACCGTTGACCCTAACGAGCGCGAGCAGCGTCGTGGATCGCGTGAGCGCGGCCCTCGCACTGAGCGTCGTGACCGTGAGGAGACCAAGAGCCCATTCCTGGAGCGCGTTGTAACCATCAACCGTGTTGCCAAGGTAGTCAAGGGTGGTCGTCGCTTTGCCTTCACCGCACTTGTTGTGGTTGGCGATGGCGAAGGCTTAGTTGGTGTCGGTTACGGCAAGGCCAAGGAAGTTCCAGCTGCGATTGCCAAGGGCGTTGAGGACGCGAAGAAGAACTTCTTCCGCATCCCACGCTCCGGCTCGACCATCCCGCACCCAGTTCAGGGTGAGGCTGCTGCCGGTGTGGTTCTACTGCGCCCAGCTGCTGAGGGAACCGGTGTTATCGCCGGTGGTCCAGTTCGCGCCGTGCTGGAATGCGCTGGAGTGCACGATGTGCTTTCCAAGTCGCTCGGCTCCTCGAACACCCTAAACATTGTTCACGCCACCGTGGCAGCACTGCGTCAGCTCGAAGAGCCAAACGCTGTTGCAGCTCGCCGTGGCAAGGCCCTGGTAGAGGTAGCTCCGGCTCGCCTACTCCCAGCCAAGACTGAAAAGGCAGGTGCCTAATGGCCGCTCGTCTAAAGGTTACCCAGGTAAAAAGTTCCAACGGTGGCAAGCAGAACCAGCGCGATTCACTTCGCACCCTGGGCCTGAAGCGCATCGGTGACATCGTCGTGAAGGAAGACAACAAGTCTGTTCGCGGCCTGGTGATGACCGTTGCCCACCTAGTAAAGGTTGAGGAGATCGACTAATGGCTGAAGAAACCAAGCCAGCTGCAAAGCCTGCAGCAAAGACTGCGGCTGCAAAGCCAGCCGCCGCTAAGGCTGCCCCAAAGGCCGCTGCTGCAAAGACTGCCGCTCCTAAGGCCGCTGCCAAGCCAGCTGCTGAGAAAGCTGCTGCTAAGCCAGCCGCCGAGAAGGCAGCTCCTAAGGCCGCTGCCAAGCCTGCTGCGAAGAAGACCGAGGAGAAGGCTGAGAAGAGCCAGATTCTGAAGCTTCACCACCTTCGCCCTGCCAAGGGTGCCAAGAAGGAGAAGACTCGTAAGGGTCTTGGTGAGGGTTCCAAGGGTAAGACCGCAGGTCGTGGAACCAAGGGTACCGGTGCTCGCACCACCACCCGCCTGGGCTTTGAGGGTGGTGGCGTTAACCTCGTCATGCGCACCCCGAAGCTGCGTGGTTTCAAGAACCCATTCCGCGTTGAGTACCAGGTGGTAAACCTGGAGAAGCTAAACGACCTCTACCCAAAGGGTGGTCAGGTTACCGTAGACGACCTAGTCGCCAAGGGTGCAGTCCGCAAGGGCGAGCCAGTCAAGGTGCTGGGAAACGGCGAGGTCTCGGTTAAGCTTGAGGTCACTGTTGACAAGGTTTCCGCGTCAGCAAAGACCAAGATTGAAGCTGCCGGCGGCAGCATCAACGCCTAAGAAGATTCACTAGGAGAGGTTCACCATGTTCCAGGCTATTGCACGCGCTTTCCGCACTCCGGATTTGCGCAACAAACTTGCATTCACCCTGGGCATGGTGGCCATCTTCCGTCTCGGATCCTTCATCCCCTCCCCAAACGTTGACTACTCCAACGTTCAACAGTGTCTGGCTCAGAGCCAGTCCACCTCAGGTTTGTACGAGCTGGTTAACCTGTTCTCCGGTGGCGCGCTGCTCCAGCTTTCGATTTTTGCGCTGGGCATCATGCCCTACATCACGGCTTCGATCATCACTCAGCTGTTGCGCGTTGTGATTCCTCGCTTTGAGACCCTTTACAAAGAGGGACCTCAGGGGCAGGCGAAACTTACTCAGTACACCCGTTACCTAACCATCGCCCTGGGCTTGCTGCAGGCCACCACCCTGATTGCCGTGGCACGTCAGGGAGCGCTCTTCGGAGCTGACTGCACCCTGCCGATCCTGGTGAACACCGATCCGTTGTCCATCACCCTGATGGTGATGACAATGACTGCGGGAACCGGTCTAATCATGTGGATCGGTGAGCTCATCACCGAGCGCGGGGTTGGTAATGGAATGTCGCTTTTGATCTTCACCTCGATTGCATCGACCTTCCCTGCTTCGCTGCTTCAGATTCTTCAGACCCGCACCATCGAGATCTTCGTGATCGTCATGGCGGTCGGATTCGTTGTTGTTGGACTTGTTGTTCTGGTTGAGCAGTCGCAGCGCCGCATTCCGGTTCAGTACGCCAAGCGCATGGTAGGTCGCAAGGCCTACGGTGGGCAGTCAACCTACATTCCGGTCAAGGTCAACACCGCAGGTGTTATCCCGGTTATCTTTGCCTCATCCATGCTGTACTTGCCGGCTTTGCTTGCTCAGTTCAGCCAGCCAGACCCAACCACCGGTCAGGTAGCACCATGGGTGACTTTCATCTCTACTTACCTAACTTCAGGTTCGAACCCGCTTTACATGGCGGTCTACTTCGCTCTGATTGTTGGTTTCACCTACTTCTACGTTGCAATCACCCTCAACCCTGAGGAGATCAGCGACAACATGAAGAAGTACGGCGGATTCATTCCGGGTATTCGTGCCGGAAGACCAACCACCGAGTATCTCGAGTACGTGATTAGCCGCATCACCTTCCCTGGCGCAATCTACCTGGGTCTGATCGCTCTAGTTCCACTGGTTGCCTTCACCGCAATTGGAACCAACCAGAACTTCCCGTTTGGTGGAACTTCGATTCTGATCATCGTTGGTGTTGGTCTTGAGACCGTGAAGCAGATCAACGCTCAGATGCAGCAGCGCAACTACGAGGGTCTTCTGAAGTGAGCCGGCTCCTACTGATCGGCCCTCCGGGCGCCGGTAAGGGGACCCAGGCTGCCCTGCTTTCTCAACACCTTGGCATTCCAGCCATCTCCACCGGAGACATCTTCCGCTACAACGTAAAGAACCAAACTCCTCTTGGGGTTGAGGCCAAAGGCTTCATGGACCGCGGTGAGTACGTGCCAGATTCACTAACCAATGCTTTGGTTCGCGACCGGCTCTCCCACGAGGACGCCAAGGCAGGATTCCTGCTGGATGGTTATCCGAGAACCATCGATCAGGTGAACGAGCTTGACTCGATCCTGGCCGATGGCGGTAAGCGCCTGGATGTCGTGGTTCAGCTCACTGCCGATTATGAGGAGCTTGCTCGCCGCTTGGCTGGTAGGGCGCAAATCGAGGGCAGGGCCGATGACACCCCTGAGGTAATCCGCCGCCGACTCGATGTCTACGACGAGCAAACAGCTCCGCTAATCGACGTCTACGCGGCCCGCGGTCTCGTTGCGATGGTGGATGGCTTGGGAGAGATCTCCGAGGTAACCGCCAGAATCATCGAGGTGCTCGAGGCTCGCGGCTTGACTGCCGATGCGTAAAAAATTCGAGCTAAAAACCGAAGACCAAATCCGCAAGATGCGGGTCGCAGGTCTTTTGACGGCTAAGGCCCTGGAAAATGTTCGAGCGGCGATTGTCCCGGGAGTAACGACTCTGGAACTGGATCAAATCGCCGAGCAAACCATTCGCGATGGGGGTGGAAGGCCCAACTTCCAGCTCGTTCCCGGTTACTATCACACGATTTGCGCCAGCATCAATTCCGAAGTGGTGCACGGCATCCCCTCCAATAAAACCCTGCAGCCGGGAGACCTAATCTCGATTGACTGCGGTGCTGAGGTGGATGGTTGGAATGGCGACAGCGCCTTTTCCATGGTCGTCCCCGGTGGCGATGCTGAGCTTGCCGCCAGACGCCAACTTCAGTCTGATGTTTGCGAAGGGTCGCTCTGGGCTGGAATTGCTGCCCTAGCGAAGGCCAAGCGCCTGAACGAGGTTGGTGTGGCGATCGAGGACTACATCGCCGAACGAGGCAGCTGGGGTATTTTGGAGCAGTATGTCGGTCACGGCATCGGTAGATCCATGCACGAGGACCCGGCGGTCTTCAACTACCGAGTTCGCGATGCGGGGCCAAAGGTTGAACCCGGATTGTGCCTGGCAATTGAACCGATGATTACCTCCGGCAAGCAGAACACTTCGGTTGCTGAGGATGACTGGACCGTGGTTACCCGAGATGGGGGAGACGGAGCTCACTGGGAGCACTCCGTGGCGGTTCACTCAAAAGGCATTTGGGTGCTGACTGCACCTGATGGTGGAGTGTCCGGACTGGCTCGGTTCGGTGTTACCCCAATATCTTTGGACTAGGCACTAGCATTCGCCTGGTTTTACCCCTAGGATTGTTCCTCGGCGTTTCTAACGTGAAATCCTCTGAATCTCTGTGAAGTTTTCGCGTGTTTGTGACGCTACAAAAAGTAGTGAATAAGTGAGTGCATGGCCAACAAAGACGGCGTAATCGAGATCGAAGGTTCGGTCGTTGAGGCGCTCCCTAACGCAATGTTTAGGGTAGAGCTGACCAACGGACACCTAGTCCTAGCCCACATCTCGGGAAAGATGCGTCAGCACTACATCCGTATCCTCCCCGAGGACCGCGTGATTGTAGAGCTTTCCACCTACGACCTGACCCGCGGCCGAATCATCTACCGCTACAAGTAGAAAGTAAGAGCATGAAGGTTAACCCGAGCGTTAAGAAGATCTGCGACAAGTGCAAGGTGATTCGTCGTCACGGCAACGTGATGGTTATCTGCGAGAACCCTCGCCACAAGCAGCGCCAGGGCTAATTGCCCTAAACCACAACTAAATACCAAGGCAACATCGAGCGCAAGCTAACCCCCGGA
Proteins encoded in this window:
- the secY gene encoding preprotein translocase subunit SecY; amino-acid sequence: MFQAIARAFRTPDLRNKLAFTLGMVAIFRLGSFIPSPNVDYSNVQQCLAQSQSTSGLYELVNLFSGGALLQLSIFALGIMPYITASIITQLLRVVIPRFETLYKEGPQGQAKLTQYTRYLTIALGLLQATTLIAVARQGALFGADCTLPILVNTDPLSITLMVMTMTAGTGLIMWIGELITERGVGNGMSLLIFTSIASTFPASLLQILQTRTIEIFVIVMAVGFVVVGLVVLVEQSQRRIPVQYAKRMVGRKAYGGQSTYIPVKVNTAGVIPVIFASSMLYLPALLAQFSQPDPTTGQVAPWVTFISTYLTSGSNPLYMAVYFALIVGFTYFYVAITLNPEEISDNMKKYGGFIPGIRAGRPTTEYLEYVISRITFPGAIYLGLIALVPLVAFTAIGTNQNFPFGGTSILIIVGVGLETVKQINAQMQQRNYEGLLK
- the infA gene encoding translation initiation factor IF-1; translation: MANKDGVIEIEGSVVEALPNAMFRVELTNGHLVLAHISGKMRQHYIRILPEDRVIVELSTYDLTRGRIIYRYK
- the rplR gene encoding 50S ribosomal protein L18, translating into MATKSKSAARDKRHGRLRKKIEGTAARPRLVVTRSARHVFVQVVDDAKGHTLASASTMEVELRKADGTKTDKAAVVGKLIAARAKEAGVTEVVFDRGGNRYAGRVAAIANAAREEGLAL
- the rplO gene encoding 50S ribosomal protein L15; its protein translation is MAEETKPAAKPAAKTAAAKPAAAKAAPKAAAAKTAAPKAAAKPAAEKAAAKPAAEKAAPKAAAKPAAKKTEEKAEKSQILKLHHLRPAKGAKKEKTRKGLGEGSKGKTAGRGTKGTGARTTTRLGFEGGGVNLVMRTPKLRGFKNPFRVEYQVVNLEKLNDLYPKGGQVTVDDLVAKGAVRKGEPVKVLGNGEVSVKLEVTVDKVSASAKTKIEAAGGSINA
- the rplF gene encoding 50S ribosomal protein L6; translated protein: MSRIGKMPIPLPAGVTVAINGQDVLVKGPKGELSLTVSEPIKVTLDENTVIVSRPDDEAKSKSLHGLTRTLIANNVHGVSTGFRKALDIVGTGYRAASKGENIELALGFSHPVVVTPPAGITLSVEGNNKIVVTGTSKQAVGEVAANIRKLRKPEPYKGKGVRYEGEKVRRKAGKSGK
- a CDS encoding adenylate kinase → MSRLLLIGPPGAGKGTQAALLSQHLGIPAISTGDIFRYNVKNQTPLGVEAKGFMDRGEYVPDSLTNALVRDRLSHEDAKAGFLLDGYPRTIDQVNELDSILADGGKRLDVVVQLTADYEELARRLAGRAQIEGRADDTPEVIRRRLDVYDEQTAPLIDVYAARGLVAMVDGLGEISEVTARIIEVLEARGLTADA
- the rpmJ gene encoding 50S ribosomal protein L36, which encodes MKVNPSVKKICDKCKVIRRHGNVMVICENPRHKQRQG
- the rpsE gene encoding 30S ribosomal protein S5, with protein sequence MSDEKKELEVAEATVAADATTVDPNEREQRRGSRERGPRTERRDREETKSPFLERVVTINRVAKVVKGGRRFAFTALVVVGDGEGLVGVGYGKAKEVPAAIAKGVEDAKKNFFRIPRSGSTIPHPVQGEAAAGVVLLRPAAEGTGVIAGGPVRAVLECAGVHDVLSKSLGSSNTLNIVHATVAALRQLEEPNAVAARRGKALVEVAPARLLPAKTEKAGA
- the map gene encoding type I methionyl aminopeptidase, with translation MRKKFELKTEDQIRKMRVAGLLTAKALENVRAAIVPGVTTLELDQIAEQTIRDGGGRPNFQLVPGYYHTICASINSEVVHGIPSNKTLQPGDLISIDCGAEVDGWNGDSAFSMVVPGGDAELAARRQLQSDVCEGSLWAGIAALAKAKRLNEVGVAIEDYIAERGSWGILEQYVGHGIGRSMHEDPAVFNYRVRDAGPKVEPGLCLAIEPMITSGKQNTSVAEDDWTVVTRDGGDGAHWEHSVAVHSKGIWVLTAPDGGVSGLARFGVTPISLD
- the rpsH gene encoding 30S ribosomal protein S8, with translation MTMTDPVADFLTRLRNANNAHHESLSLPYSKLKGNIAQILKSEGYIEDFKVEDATVGKTLTVDLKFGPNRESSIAGIKRVSKPGLRVYAKSTELPKVLGGLGIAILSTSSGLLTDRQAAKKGVGGEVIAYVW
- the rpmD gene encoding 50S ribosomal protein L30; translation: MAARLKVTQVKSSNGGKQNQRDSLRTLGLKRIGDIVVKEDNKSVRGLVMTVAHLVKVEEID